In Erpetoichthys calabaricus chromosome 11, fErpCal1.3, whole genome shotgun sequence, the DNA window CTGTTGTGGATTACGGGTCCGTAATAAACAGAGTCCCAAAATATAACTCAAAATGCACACTAGAGGAGGAAAACTGTCAAACCCCtgctaatataaaaaacatatctttcaaataatatttttcgTCTATTCTCAAACAACAGTGCCGATTTGATCGTGACGTATAGCACACTGCAGCATCCACGTTCGTCAAAGAGCGCCAGTTTGCTGTAAAATCTGCGACGGAACCGGAAATCGACGTGGAAGGTCCGGGCACATTGAGTGCACGTGAGTTAGGAGTAAACGCGTAGTAACTGGCAAATTATATCTACATCGCACGTTAAGGATGCCCAAGGCTAAAGGTGCCAATAAACGGAAGAAGTTCAATTACAATGCCAATAGGAAGAAATTAAAAACTAAGGCCAAGAAACAGGCCAAACCTAGGATTGAATGGTAAGTGTGGTTTCTGCTGTATGACGACTTCGTGGCATCACATCCACAGCGGCGCCCTGCCAAAATGCATCTTGTCGGTCAGTTTACTGGCACCATGTCCTTTAAGTCCCCAAAGCTGTGCCTTCAAATCTACAATTTTTTGCCGTTTCGTGAGCGATTAGAAACTATTCGCTTTTAGTAGGAGCCGATCGCTGGCTCATCGTGTGGGAGTGACTGCTCACATAGCCAAAGTTTGTATGAATGTTAATCCTCAGGTCCAGGTACATTTTTCGTTAAGCGTTATATGCAAAACTAAATTCTGATCGTCTTCTCAGTTTTACCATGTGTTGTGAAAACTGCTGCTAGATCGTGCCACAGTCATGTCAAGCTTATTGTCGTGTGCGTgtggtacaatgaaattcatacttacaGGTCTCCTCAGAACAGAAGACAAAATACAGTACCATAATATGTGGATAATCTACAGAAAACTAACAGATTCGAGTTTCTTCACAAGGCTAGTTTTATTCTTTAccatatttataacaaaaaatgtgaTGTGATTAATATAAACAGCATTTCGAGGTCACTCTGTTTGGCAGTTTTTATGTGAGTTGAACTGAATGCCAGCCAACTGTGCCATTCTTGTACGTCTACAACATTAGCACAGTCTTCAATGAAGTTGGAAATTTCTTGCAGTAGTTAAAACCAGTTGAAGAACACACCGTTTCTGTTCTTTGTCAGCATGTCATTGTAGTTCTCGCTTAGCCTTATTCCTGTTTTAGGTCGTCGTCCACTATCGTCATGCTTGCCAAAAGTTCACAAAACAATTTAAGGTTGGATCGTCTGATCCTGCAATTCCTGCTGTTAAGTGTCATTCGTCAGCATATGACATCAAGGAATGCCTGGTCCTGGTGGACGCTGCTGGCTTTGCACTATTTTCTCCTTTGCTTCTACAGAGACTGTGTCATCTAAAAGGGCTAAAGTAGAAACTCCCACTAgaacgttcagtttctttttttctttttaaaaattgcttacTAGAGTATATACTTGTACATAAtaacaatgcaaataaaatgttcagaaaggaATTACCTTTAACTGTTTCACTGGCTGAAATTTCACAGGTAAGTATGTTATCCCTAATGGAcaaaaataagccttgtggaaaAATGCTTCTGTGCTTCTACAAACACCAACTCTTTGCATTGATATGTGGACCACCCTGATGTATGTGTGTGGgtatgtatatgtaaaaatatagACATATGTATaggtacacacacatactgtatatgaattgatACTTGCAAGTATTGTTATGTATTTCTATATACACAAAAACTGATTGCTATGTTACAGAATGTGAATTCTTAGGATTGACTGTTCAGGGACCTTATGACTTGTgggtagaaactgtccctgaatctactgtTACAAATGCCAGTGGCTCTGGACCTGTTTGTCAGAAGGAGGAAGCGAGAAGAGCAGCTGTGTGGAATGGCAGATGTTCTTCTAAGGTAGTGAGTGTTGTCTTTCTTGAAGAGAAGTCAGCTTGGTGCTGGTGGTTTTCTGTGCCACCTTTGCCACACTCTGCAGTAGTTTGAAATCTTAAGCTGAGCTGCTGGCATACAAGGATCATGTGATGAAGACAGTGATAAGATCAAtgactaatttatttttatttttcaagcatTCAGCTGTAACTTGTGAATATCTTCATTAGtctgcagatttttttccttttctcatttGATAAAGTTTATGTGTGTACTAAAGTGACCGAAGTCAACAGGCAACCTTGGCTCCATTTGGATCACGTGTGATATTATTACTTCTTCAGCTTGCACATTGACAGATGCATTTCAAACAATAGGCAGCTGTTTTTCTTTGCAAATAAAATGATTGAAAGTGGCAGTTCTGAATATCTTTTCGTCATGCAAACAAGTGCAACTGTATTACTTTATAATACAGCTTACCTGTTTCAACATTTTAGGATTCAGCTTTCCAAAATATTTTCTACAGCTGAAGGGCACATTGGGAGTTCTGTTTAGGATAACAGAATTGTAATTTTATTAGATGACCAGTGGAATGATAGCTGTCATTTAATTAGTTAAGGCCACACttagtatatactgtagtcttTTCTACTGtaaaagttattattttattttttttaacagtaagcAGCTAAGAAGTGCTTGGAATTACAGAAAATCTGCTGCTCAAAACTTAGCAGACATGGGTCTTGCATTTGACCCTAACAAATCTTTGCCTTGCCACAACCGAAAGGTAAGCAATACACATTATGAATTTGCGGAACTGGCAGAGCTGGTATGCAGTTGTATCCAGCTGACATGTTTGTGCAAGCAGTGTGTGCTTGAACACACCTTTTATATGGTATAGatcattttggttcattttaatgtgtttgtttCTCTTAAACGTCTTTGTCAAGTGTGTGAATGCTTTTACTTTGTTGCCCTTGACAGCACCACTTGGTGCATTGGCCTTCTTGGGGATGTGAAGCAGGGGTAATAAGCTTCATTTTGGACCAGTGATTGTAGTCTTACTGGATGATCAACATGTTAtctttttgcaaaacaaaacatgataTTGAACAGTTTTATGGCAGATTAATTTAATCCCACTATGACTGATACATTTAACCCCACTAGCAATGCACTAGCAGTTGTTAAAGTTATCTAAACATTTTGGGTCTTTTCTcaagctttaatttaaaacataaaacagttggcaagaaaaaaaaaacattaatcccAACAAAACTCATTAGTTAATTTCTCTAAAATGACTACAGGTCAGTTTTGAGGTTCCCCATAGTACTACTGCAGGGCCTTATGCTTTCTGCAATGCAGGGAACAGACAATCTCCAATTTGACATATAAAAACAGATTTCAGATAGAAGTCTGAAATGTAACGAATTGGGAGATTTGGGGAGATTATCACAAAATTTTTGAATTGTGTtaaacattttgagtattttgaCCTTGCATTATTCAGACATTATGTTCAAGTATGTTTGTTCTTTTATTGAAGGTTATTTGCTGAAATCTTGTTGTGCTACTGCCTttgtgtatacatacagtatgtatacatgaCAGCATGTTGGGCATCCAGTACCTGCATTTCAGTAAAGGAAAGTGGTTGGCAAGTTGTATTGGACTAATGTTGAAGTGactagcttaaaaaaaaaaaaactaacaaaacacGGTCTTAACTGCAAAATAAAGGTCGCAAGAAAAACCCTCAGTGATTTTTATGAAATCTGGGTAACTGTTTTTCTGGTACATATCCATACTTGTGCCTCAAAATGAAGAGTTGCACTCACGCTCTCTTTCGCTCTTTCCTCCTGTGGGGAATGCTAATTATTTTAAAGGGGCAACACTGCAGATTTCAAGGGCTGCACAGATAGTATTGCCTACATATACAGCATTACCCAATAAGCTCAGTTAGCTGTTAGAGAAACTCCACtaatttctttatttgttcttttttaaaatgtatgtctCTGAACTTATGTGTATGTGCAATTCATGCAATTATGCAGTTTCATTAAACAGAATGCAGAGTGccattttactgttgtttttgtaGTTGAGTATACTTAGTTTCTTATGGTAAAAATATGAAATTGTCCAAAGATTTTtgtaaaaagtagaaaaaatataaaatgttatttgggCAAAAGTTAAATGTGTTTCATAAGCACTAGTTAGCCTCCCACACTGCATTCTCAATGTGTCAGTGGTCCTCTATGTGAAGGaaaactttttaaagtttgtgcAGAATCTGCGTTTAAAAATTTTTCCATCAGTGTCCCCATGAAGATTTTATTTTGAACTTCATAGTTTTAAGCATATTGTTTCTtaatctgtttgcttaaactgaaaaggttcacctAATACAGTCTTTCCTCATTCCTCATACCATGCTTGCAAACACCAGAATTGCATCTCTTTGCCTCTCCCAAATAGATTCTTCTGAAATTAACATTTAATTGCCAAGTAAATAAAGTATGTATTTGCTTACTGACACatcaaattgtttgtttttcaacaGGTTACACATATGGAAGTTGACTGCTCAGGTACTTCACGAAAGACCAAAGTGAGCAAGC includes these proteins:
- the nop16 gene encoding nucleolar protein 16 — encoded protein: MPKAKGANKRKKFNYNANRKKLKTKAKKQAKPRIECKQLRSAWNYRKSAAQNLADMGLAFDPNKSLPCHNRKVTHMEVDCSGTSRKTKVSKHHVLKELEAEASLPEKKTNALSTDMKEYVRHMIEHHGENYKEMAKDEKNYYQDTPNQIRRKVELYKRYHPEEYEAFMTSLKDKKMDTS